A stretch of Castanea sativa cultivar Marrone di Chiusa Pesio chromosome 2, ASM4071231v1 DNA encodes these proteins:
- the LOC142623212 gene encoding kinesin-like protein KIN-4A translates to MEPSENCSVKVAVHIRPLISDERLQGCKECVTVTPGKPQLQIGSHSFTFDHIYGNGGSPSSAIFEECIAPLVDGLFQGYNATVLAYGQTGSGKTYTMGTSFKDGSPTGLIPQVMNSLFNKIEILKHQTEFQLHVSFIEILKEEVMDLLDSVSISKLETANGHTGKVSVTGRQPIQIRETSNGVITLAGSTEIAVSTLQEMATCLEQGSLSRATGSTNMNSQSSRSHAIFTITLEQMRKIHSDVPGCDSPEEDMGEEYFCAKLHLVDLAGSERAKRTGSDGLRLKEGIHINKGLLALGNVISALGDEKKRKEGVHVPYRDSKLTRLLQDSLGGNSKTVMIACVSPADINAEESLNTLKYANRARNIQNKPVVNRDLISNEMQKMRQQLMNLQAELGARGGGAPSGEVQVLKDRIAWLEATNGDLCRELHEYRSRCGVIQHDETDDQEGHFGFTKSDGLKRGFQSIDSSDYQIVETISGESPREFDEVTKEWEHALLQDTMDKELNELNKRLEQKECEMKLFGGIDTEALKQHFGKKITELEEEKRIVQQERDRLLAEVENLANSDGHTHKMQDNHAQKLKGLEAQILDLKKKQESQVQLLKQKQKSDEAAKRLQAEIQYIKAQKVQLQHKIKQESEQFRQWKASREKELLQLRKEGRRNEYERHKLEALNQRQKMVLQRKTEEAAMATKRLKGLLEARKPAARDHSVTYNGHTQTGQGNEKSLQRWLDHELEVMVNVHEVRFEYEKQSQVQAALAEELAILKQVDQFSSNGPSPPRVKNGYSRLLSMSPNARMARIASLENMLNMTSNAIVAMASQLTEAEERDRASIGRGRWNHLRLMGDAKNLLHYMFNAAAEARCQLWEKNVEIKEMKEQLKDLVSLLQQSEAQRKDLIKEQKMREQAVAIALCSSASGNSRTSLKHFADDMSGPLSPMSLPAPKQLKFTPGIVNGSVKESATFVDQTRKMVPMGQLSMKKLAAVGQAGRLWRWKRSHHQWLVQFKWKWQKPWRLSEWIKHSDETIMRSRPRPQALVG, encoded by the exons ATGGAACCATCTGAGAATTGTAGTGTTAAGGTTGCTGTTCACATACGACCCCTCATTTCCGATGAACGCCTTCAAGGTTGTAAAGAATGTGTTACTGTCACACCCGGGAAACCTCAG TTACAGATTGGCTCTCATTCCTTTACATTTGATCATATCTATGGAAACGGTGGATCTCCTTCATCTGCCATATTTGAAGAATGCATTGCTCCACTTGTTGATGGTTTATTCCAAGGATATAATGCTACTGTACTGGCTTATGGTCAG ACAGGATCTGGGAAAACATATACCATGGGGACTAGCTTCAAGGACGGTTCTCCGACAGGACTGATTCCTCAAGTTATGAATTCACTATTCAACAAGATTGAAATATTGAAGCATCAAACAGAATTCCAGTTGCATGTTTCTTTCATTGAG ATCCTGAAGGAAGAAGTAATGGACTTGCTGGATTCTGTATCTATTAGCAAATTGGAGACTGCTAATGGGCATACTGGAAAAGTTTCTGTCACTGGGAGGCAGCCAATTCAAATTCGTGAAACCTCAAATGGAGTTATAACACTAGCAGGATCAACTGAAATTGCTGTTAGTACATTACAGGAAATGGCCACTTGCCTGGAGCAAGGATCTTTAAGCAGGGCAACTGGGAGTACAAATATGAACAGCCAGTCCAG TCGGTCACATGCTATCTTCACAATCACATTGGAGCAGATGCGCAAAATCCATTCAGATGTTCCTGGCTGTGACTCCCCGGAGGAGGATATGGGTGAAGAATATTTTTGTGCAAAGCTCCATCTGGTAGATCTTGCTGGATCTGAACGCGCTAAAAGAACAGGTTCTGATGGTCTTCGTTTGAAAGAAG GTATACACATAAATAAGGGACTTCTTGCACTTGGCAATGTCATTAGTGCATTAGGGGATGAGAAAAAGCGGAAAGAGGGTGTGCATGTCCCTTACCGAGACAGCAAACTAACTCGACTGTTGCAG GATTCACTTGGCGGAAACAGCAAGACTGTCATGATAG CTTGCGTCAGTCCTGCTGACATCAATGCTGAGGAAAGTCTTAACACACTCAAATATGCGAATCGTGCCCGCAATATTCAAAATAAGCCTGTT GTTAATAGAGATTTAATATCCAATGAGATGCAAAAGATGCGGCAGCAGCTAATGAACTTACAGGCAGAGCTTGGTGCTCGTGGGGGAGGAGCACCATCAGGTGAAGTGCAG GTTCTCAAGGACCGGATTGCTTGGCTTGAGGCTACCAATGGGGATCTTTGTCGAGAACTTCATGAATACCGCAGTAGATGTGGTGTCATACAGCATGATGAAACAGATGATCAA GAAGGCCACTTCGGTTTTACAAAAAGTGATGGACTTAAGAGGGGATTTCAGAGCATAGACTCATCTGATTATCAGATTGTTGAAACCATATCAG GTGAAAGTCCCAGGGAATTTGATGAAGTAACTAAAGAGTGGGAGCATGCACTTCTGCAAGATACAATGGACAAAGAGTTAAATGaattgaataaacgtttggagCAAAAAGAG TGTGAGATGAAACTTTTTGGTGGCATTGATACTGAAGCACTCAAGCAGCACTTTGGGAAGAAAATCACAgaacttgaggaagaaaaaagaattgtgcAG CAAGAAAGGGATCGTTTGTTGGCAGAAGTTGAGAATCTTGCTAATTCTGATGGGCACACACACAAAATGCAAGATAATCACGCTCAAAAACTAAAAGGGCTTGAAGCACAG ATTTTAGATCTtaagaagaaacaagaaagcCAGGTCCAACTCttgaagcaaaaacaaaaaagtgatgAAGCAGCAAAGCGCCTGCAAGCTGAAATACAGTATATAAAGGCTCAGAAA GTTCAGTTGCAGCATAAGATAAAACAAGAGTCAGAACAATTTCGACAATGGAAGGCTTCTCGTGAGAAGGAATTGCTTCAG CTAAGgaaagagggaaggagaaaTGAGTATGAACGACATAAACTCGAAGCTCTGAATCAACGCCAGAAAATG GTTCTTCAGAGAAAGACAGAAGAGGCTGCTATGGCAACCAAACGGCTGAAAGGGTTGTTGGAAGCTCGTAAGCCTGCTGCACGTGACCACTCAG TGACATACAACGGACATACACAGACTGGACAG GGAAATGAAAAATCTTTGCAAAGGTGGCTTGATCACGAGTTGGAAGTCATGGTGAATGTACATGAAGTTCGTTTTGAATATGAAAAGCAAAGCCAAGT ACAAGCTGCACTGGCAGAAGAGTTGGCCATACTGAAACAAGTGGATCAGTTTTCTTCTAATGGGCCAAGTCCCCCAAGAGTGAAGAACGGATATTCCAG ACTGTTATCCATGTCACCAAATGCAAGAATGGCAAGGATAGCTTCTCTGGAGAATATGCTGAACATGACTTCAAAtgcaattgtggcaatggcttCACAACTTACAGAGGCAGAAGAAAGGGATCGTGCCTCAATTGGTCGTGGACGTTGGAACCACTTACGCTTAATGGGAGATGCTAAGAACTTGCTTCACTATATGTTTAATGCTGCTGCGGAAGCAAG GTGCCAGTTGTGGGAAAAGAATGTGGAGATTAAGGAAATGAAAGAGCAGCTGAAAGATCTTGTATCTCTGCTACAACAAAGTGAAGCACAGAGAAAAGACCTCATAAAGGAGCAAAAAATGAGGGAACAAGCTGTTGCAATTGCCTTGTGTTCATCAGCATCG GGAAATTCACGCACTTCATTGAAACACTTCGCGGATGATATGAGTGGCCCCTTGTCTCCAATGTCTCTTCCAGCACCAAAGCAACTGAAATTCACACCTGGAATTGTTAATGGATCAGTTAAGGAGTCAGCAACATTTGTAGACCAGACACGAAAG ATGGTACCTATGGGACAATTGTCAATGAAGAAACTAGCAGCTGTAGGACAAGCTGGCAGACTCTGGAGGTGGAAGAGAAGTCACCATCAGTGGCTAGTACAGTTCAAATGGAAGTGGCAGAAGCCATGGAGACTCTCAGAATGGATCAAGCACAGTGATGAGACAATCATGAGGTCAAGGCCACGACCACAAGCTTTGGTTGGATGA